One Rhipicephalus microplus isolate Deutch F79 chromosome 4, USDA_Rmic, whole genome shotgun sequence genomic window carries:
- the LOC119171414 gene encoding iris — protein MPKHLSRMIVHFSIDLHRELLKTRDQRNNTIYSPYSVATGLSMALAGARGKTAEELLSVIRTKDENVHDKFASFFPKLSNQKLQFYVANRIYSDLKFPVVDECAVFLNSTYSSNIVSVDFQNKSESVRVQINDWIKEATGSKITDLLAPGSVGPTTSVILVNTIYFRGLWESPFSADKTSRRDFNVNASTKVQVDMMCQKEDFAITHSEELAARAIEMPYKGGRASMVVLLPDAIDGLSYLEHHLSHHKLSAILADLKETPNVELSMPKLLLRQSFSLKNTLMTMGVNDLFTEKCDLSGMFKAGKPSVSDIIHEAYLQVDEEGTEAAAATAVAGAGSAAPAATQTTEFLVDHPFMLFILRGKSDMVLFMSSVRNP, from the coding sequence ATGCCAAAACACCTTAGTCGCATGATTGTACACTTCTCAATAGACCTGCACCGGGAGCTGCTCAAGACTAGGGACCAACGCAACAACACCATCTATTCTCCATACAGCGTTGCGACAGGTCTCTCCATGGCCCTCGCCGGAGCACGTGGCAAAACCGCCGAAGAGCTCCTCTCCGTGATCCGAACAAAGGATGAAAATGTTCACGATAAGTTTGCGTCCTTTTTCCCGAAGCTGTCGAATCAAAAGCTGCAATTCTACGTCGCCAACAGAATCTACAGCGATCTGAAATTTCCAGTCGTTGATGAATGCGCGGTCTTCCTGAACTCTACGTACTCGTCCAACATCGTGTCTGTGGACTTCCAGAACAAGAGCGAAAGCGTCAGAGTCCAGATCAACGACTGGATAAAGGAAGCCACCGGTTCCAAGATAACGGACCTCCTGGCTCCGGGAAGTGTGGGCCCTACGACCAGCGTGATACTGGTAAACACCATATATTTCCGTGGCCTCTGGGAGTCACCGTTCTCGGCCGATAAGACGTCACGCCGAGATTTCAACGTCAACGCCTCTACGAAAGTGCAGGTGGACATGATGTGCCAGAAAGAGGATTTCGCCATCACTCACAGTGAGGAGCTCGCGGCCAGGGCCATCGAGATGCCTTACAAAGGCGGCAGGGCATCCATGGTTGTACTGCTACCTGATGCAATCGACGGTCTGTCCTATCTAGAGCATCATCTATCGCATCACAAGCTGTCGGCGATCTTGGCGGATCTCAAGGAGACACCAAACGTCGAACTAAGCATGCCCAAGCTCCTGCTACGGCAGAGTTTCTCTCTGAAGAACACCCTCATGACAATGGGGGTCAATGACCTGTTCACGGAGAAATGCGACCTCTCCGGCATGTTCAAGGCGGGAAAGCCGTCGGTGTCTGACATAATCCACGAGGCATACCTGCAGGTGGACGAGGAAGGCACGGAGGCTGCTGCTGCCACCGCTGTTGCGGGTGCCGGGTCTGCCGCGCCAGCAGCAACACAGACGACGGAGTTCCTGGTTGACCATCCATTCATGTTGTTCATATTGAGGGGCAagtccgatatggtcctgtttaTGAGCTCCGTGCGAAAtccttga